The following DNA comes from Gemmatimonadota bacterium.
GTGCGCGATGGCATTGCGGAGAGAACCTGCGACGCGTCTGTGGCTCCTCCTGACGGAGGGTCTCTTCTTGTGAATGTCGGGAGTGTCGGCCAGCCGAGGGACGGGGACCCTCGAGCCTCCTATGCTCTCTTCGACTCAAGGGCCCGGACAGAGTCCTTCCGGCGTGTGGAGTACGACCACGCGTCCGCCGCGAGGGACATTCTGGCGGCGGGACTTCCGCACAGGCTGGCGGACCGACTCGAGAGCGGACGGTGAGTCCGCATCGGAATATCCTCCTGGTCAACTGGAACGACCGCACGAACCCGTTCGCCGGGGGAGCGGAAGTCCACCTCCACGAGACCTTTGCGCGGCTGGCCGCGCGCGGCCATCGCGTGATGGTTCTCTGCTCGGGATATGCCGGAGCTCCCGCCCGGGAAGTGCTCGATGGCATGGAGATTCTGCGTGTAAGTGGGCGCTACGGATTCAACTTTGCCGTTCCTGCGGCACTCCGTCGTCTTCGACGGGAGTTCGCGCCCTCGATCGTGGTGGAGGCGCTGAACAAGATTCCGCTCTGTACGCCGGTGTTTGCCGGGGCGCCGGTACTGGGGATCGGGCACCATCTCTTCGGCGGGACGATCTTCCGCGAGATTCCGCCCCCTTTGTCGCTCTATGTGTTTGCGTCAGAGATGGCCCTGCCGTGGATCTATCGAAGAACGATGATGGAAGTCATTTCGGAGAGCACACGAGAGGACTTCATCCTCCGGGGGCTGGCACCGGATCGGGTCCGGGTGGTTCATGTGGGAGTGGATCGATCCCTTTACCGGCCGCCCGACGCGGAGCAGAACGGCAAGCCCTTCCTGCTGGCGATGGGGCGTGTTCGCCGGTACAAGCGGCTGGATCTGGTCATCGATGCGGTGGATGCTCTCGCTCGATCCGGGCAGGCGGACCTCACCTTGACGATTGCGGGCGGGGGAAACTACCTTGACTCCCTGCGTCGGCATGCTCGGAGGACCGGTGCCGACGCCCGGGTCCGTTTTCTGGGGTCGGTCTCCGAAGAGGAGAAGATCCGGCTCTACCAGGAGGCGGTCGCGCTGGTGATGACATCACCGAAGGAGGGTTGGGGGCTGACCTGTCTGGAGGCACAGGCGTGTGGAACGCCCGTGATCGCCAGCAACTCACCGGGTCTGCGGGAGGCGGTGCGGGACGGAGAGTCCGGCATCCTGGTTCCGCACGGAGATCGGGCAGCGCTGGAAGCGGCCATGAGCCGGATGCTCGGAGAAGAAGAACTGAGACGAAGACTCGCCGAGGGGGCGCTCCGGTTTGCGGACACCTTCTCCTGGGACAGGACCGCAGATTCGACTATGGAAATGATCGAAGAAGCCATCGCAGAGTGGGAGGCTCCATGCGTGCACTGATCACGGGAATCACCGGACAGGATGGTTCCTATCTCGCCGAGTTCCTTTTGGAAAAGGGATACGAGGTCGCCGGTGTGGTCCGGCGGTCCAGCACGGAGAAGATGGATCGGATCGATGGGATTCGGGATCGCATCGAGGTCATTCAGGCGGACCTGTTGGACCAGACTTCGCTGATCGATGCGCTGGACGGATTCCGTCCGGCAGAAGTGTACAATCTTGCCGCGCAGTCCTTCGTTCCGACATCGTGGCAACAGCCTGTGTTGACGGGGGAGTTCACGGCGATGGGTGTCACGCGGATGCTGGAAGCCGTGCGAAAAGTGGATCCGTCGATTCGTTTTTACCAGGCGTCGTCCAGCGAGATGTTCGGCAAGGTCCGCGAGACGCCACAGACCGAGGACACTCCGTTCTATCCGCGAAGCCCCTACGGCGTCGCGAAGGTGTACGGCCACTGGATTACCGTGAACTATCGGGAGAGCTATGGGCTTCACGCTTCTTCCGGGATTCTCTTCAACCATGAGTCCCCTCGCCGCGGGACGGAGTTCGTCACTCGGAAGATCACGCGTGCGGTGGCGCGGATCCACGCGGGTTTGCAGGACAAGCTCTCGCTCGGGAATCTGGACGCGAAGCGGGACTGGGGCTACGCGGGCGACTATGTGCGGGCCATGTGGGGGATGCTCCAACTGGATGAGCCGGAGGACTTCGTGATCGCTTCCGGAGAGACGCAT
Coding sequences within:
- a CDS encoding glycosyltransferase family 4 protein, coding for MSPHRNILLVNWNDRTNPFAGGAEVHLHETFARLAARGHRVMVLCSGYAGAPAREVLDGMEILRVSGRYGFNFAVPAALRRLRREFAPSIVVEALNKIPLCTPVFAGAPVLGIGHHLFGGTIFREIPPPLSLYVFASEMALPWIYRRTMMEVISESTREDFILRGLAPDRVRVVHVGVDRSLYRPPDAEQNGKPFLLAMGRVRRYKRLDLVIDAVDALARSGQADLTLTIAGGGNYLDSLRRHARRTGADARVRFLGSVSEEEKIRLYQEAVALVMTSPKEGWGLTCLEAQACGTPVIASNSPGLREAVRDGESGILVPHGDRAALEAAMSRMLGEEELRRRLAEGALRFADTFSWDRTADSTMEMIEEAIAEWEAPCVH
- the gmd gene encoding GDP-mannose 4,6-dehydratase → MRALITGITGQDGSYLAEFLLEKGYEVAGVVRRSSTEKMDRIDGIRDRIEVIQADLLDQTSLIDALDGFRPAEVYNLAAQSFVPTSWQQPVLTGEFTAMGVTRMLEAVRKVDPSIRFYQASSSEMFGKVRETPQTEDTPFYPRSPYGVAKVYGHWITVNYRESYGLHASSGILFNHESPRRGTEFVTRKITRAVARIHAGLQDKLSLGNLDAKRDWGYAGDYVRAMWGMLQLDEPEDFVIASGETHSVREFASAAFAHVGLDYEDFVVVDPSLVRPAEVALLIGDPAKAEKALGWKPEVTFPELIGMMVDADAALLGEDACAS